A genomic window from Nocardioides rotundus includes:
- a CDS encoding long-chain-fatty-acid--CoA ligase: MSNLASLLERSAEAYPDRTALVLGDTRLTYAQVNAAANQVANVLAARGVGKGDRVALTCPNLPYFPIVYYGILKAGATVVPLNVLLKAREVTYHLDDSEAVAYFCFQGTPELPMGEEGYAGFQGADGCEHFFLITADPSADSPIEGVETLGQAMAPHPPAFETAEVDDDDTAVILYTSGTTGQPKGAELMHRNMISNALISSELFGADAERPDTLLCVLPLFHSFGQTVIMNSGFAFGGTIVMLPRFEAEPALKLMATEGVTFFAGVPTMYWGLLGALDDSGVDVKALAEQLRVAVAGGSALPVEVHKEFEKRFGVTILEGYGLSETSPVASFSVWGEPVRVGSIGKPIPGVEMKLIDPEPGVRKDLPDGDDVVGEIAIKGPNIMKGYHGRQDATDEAIVDGWFRSGDLGRKDADGWYYIVDRSKDMIIRGGYNVYPREIEEVLLTHDDVSLAAVIGVPHESHGEEIKAFVILNKDASVTGDELVAWGKDQMAAYKYPRIVEVVDELPMTATGKILKRELS, from the coding sequence ATGTCCAACCTGGCCAGCCTGCTCGAGCGATCCGCCGAGGCCTACCCCGACCGCACGGCCCTGGTGCTCGGCGACACGCGGCTCACCTATGCGCAGGTGAATGCCGCCGCCAACCAGGTCGCCAACGTGCTGGCCGCCCGTGGTGTCGGGAAGGGGGACCGGGTGGCGCTCACCTGCCCGAACCTGCCCTACTTCCCGATCGTCTACTACGGGATCCTCAAGGCCGGCGCGACCGTCGTACCCCTCAACGTGCTGCTCAAGGCGCGCGAGGTCACCTACCACCTCGACGACTCCGAGGCCGTCGCCTACTTCTGCTTCCAGGGCACGCCCGAGCTGCCGATGGGCGAGGAGGGGTACGCCGGCTTCCAGGGCGCGGACGGCTGCGAGCACTTCTTCCTCATCACCGCCGACCCGTCCGCCGACTCCCCCATCGAGGGCGTGGAGACCCTGGGTCAGGCGATGGCCCCGCACCCGCCCGCCTTCGAGACCGCCGAGGTCGATGACGACGACACCGCGGTGATCCTCTACACCTCCGGCACGACCGGCCAGCCCAAGGGCGCAGAGCTGATGCACCGCAACATGATCTCCAACGCGCTGATCAGCTCCGAGCTGTTCGGGGCGGACGCGGAGCGCCCCGACACCCTGCTGTGCGTGCTGCCGCTGTTCCACTCCTTCGGGCAGACGGTGATCATGAACTCCGGCTTCGCCTTCGGCGGCACGATCGTCATGCTGCCGCGCTTCGAGGCCGAGCCGGCACTGAAGCTGATGGCCACCGAGGGCGTCACGTTCTTCGCCGGCGTCCCGACGATGTACTGGGGCCTGCTGGGCGCGCTCGACGACTCCGGCGTCGACGTGAAGGCGCTCGCCGAGCAGCTGCGGGTCGCGGTCGCCGGTGGCTCCGCGCTCCCGGTGGAGGTGCACAAGGAGTTCGAGAAGCGCTTCGGCGTGACCATCCTGGAGGGCTACGGCCTCTCGGAGACCTCCCCGGTGGCGAGCTTCTCCGTGTGGGGCGAGCCGGTCCGGGTCGGCTCGATCGGCAAGCCCATCCCCGGGGTGGAGATGAAGCTGATCGACCCCGAGCCCGGCGTCCGCAAGGACCTGCCCGACGGCGACGACGTGGTCGGGGAGATCGCGATCAAAGGCCCGAACATCATGAAGGGCTACCACGGCCGGCAGGACGCCACGGACGAGGCGATCGTCGACGGCTGGTTCCGCTCCGGCGACCTGGGCCGCAAGGACGCCGACGGGTGGTACTACATCGTCGACCGGTCCAAGGACATGATCATCCGCGGCGGCTACAACGTCTACCCGCGCGAGATCGAGGAGGTCCTGCTCACCCACGACGACGTCAGCCTGGCCGCGGTGATCGGGGTGCCGCACGAGAGCCACGGCGAGGAGATCAAGGCGTTCGTGATCCTCAACAAGGACGCCTCGGTCACCGGCGACGAGCTGGTCGCGTGGGGCAAGGACCAGATGGCGGCGTACAAGTACCCGCGGATCGTCGAGGTCGTCGACGAGCTCCCGATGACCGCGACCGGCAAGATCCTCAAGCGTGAGCTGAGCTGA
- a CDS encoding SRPBCC family protein yields MRGREFGAVVDFGQPVDTVFGYLADPRNRPEWQSSLIAVTLKERAAPYVGMRWRETTVVGVRPRMEITRLEPGATWSERGTWHGVEADLTLRFSPTDDGSRVRAEGVVRGAGPWAPPATLAGRLASAAIRSDLRRAAKVLEQRAHG; encoded by the coding sequence GTGAGGGGCCGCGAGTTCGGTGCCGTGGTGGACTTCGGCCAGCCGGTGGACACGGTCTTCGGCTACCTCGCCGACCCGCGCAACCGGCCGGAGTGGCAGTCCTCGCTGATCGCGGTCACGCTCAAGGAGCGCGCGGCGCCGTACGTCGGGATGCGCTGGCGCGAGACCACGGTCGTCGGCGTCCGACCGCGGATGGAGATCACCCGCCTGGAGCCCGGCGCCACCTGGAGCGAGCGCGGCACCTGGCACGGGGTCGAGGCGGACCTGACGCTGCGGTTCTCCCCGACCGATGACGGCAGCCGGGTGCGGGCCGAGGGCGTGGTCCGCGGAGCCGGGCCCTGGGCGCCGCCCGCGACGCTGGCCGGCCGGCTCGCCTCGGCCGCCATCCGTTCGGACCTGCGCCGAGCGGCGAAGGTGCTGGAGCAGCGCGCCCACGGTTGA
- a CDS encoding phosphoribosylaminoimidazolesuccinocarboxamide synthase, giving the protein MPDLDIPEAPALPGSTHLHSGKVRDLYRIDEGPHAGRLLMVASDRVSAYDHILSPGIPGKGAILTAMSLWWFDELADLVPGHVVSTEVPEEVEGRAVVCEPLEMLPVECVARGYLTGSGLREYDETGAVCGIDLPSGLVDGSRLPEPIFTPATKAELGDHDENVSFEAVVATVGQETAEELRRLTLEVYARAERLARERGIILADTKLEFGRRPDGTIVLADEVLTPDSSRFWSAEEWEPGRAQPSFDKDVIRNWLRSPESGWSITSPEPPPPLPAEVVERTRSRYAEAFRLLTGAA; this is encoded by the coding sequence ATGCCCGATCTGGACATCCCCGAGGCGCCCGCGCTGCCCGGCAGCACCCACCTGCACTCCGGCAAGGTCCGCGACCTCTACCGGATCGACGAGGGACCGCATGCCGGCCGGCTGCTGATGGTCGCCAGCGACCGGGTGTCCGCCTACGACCACATCCTCAGCCCGGGCATCCCCGGCAAGGGCGCGATCCTCACCGCGATGTCGCTGTGGTGGTTCGACGAGCTGGCCGACCTGGTGCCCGGTCACGTGGTCTCCACCGAGGTCCCCGAGGAGGTCGAGGGCCGGGCCGTGGTGTGCGAGCCGCTGGAGATGCTCCCCGTGGAGTGCGTGGCCCGCGGCTACCTCACCGGCTCCGGGTTGAGGGAGTACGACGAGACCGGCGCCGTCTGCGGCATCGACCTGCCGTCCGGGCTGGTCGACGGCTCCCGGCTCCCCGAGCCGATCTTCACGCCCGCCACCAAGGCCGAGCTGGGCGACCACGACGAGAACGTCTCCTTCGAGGCGGTCGTCGCGACTGTCGGCCAGGAGACCGCCGAGGAGCTGCGACGGCTGACCCTGGAGGTCTACGCCCGCGCGGAGCGGCTGGCCCGGGAGCGCGGCATCATCCTGGCCGACACCAAGCTGGAGTTCGGCCGGCGGCCCGACGGCACCATCGTGCTGGCCGACGAGGTCCTGACGCCCGACTCCTCCCGCTTCTGGTCCGCCGAGGAGTGGGAGCCGGGACGCGCCCAGCCGTCCTTCGACAAGGACGTGATCCGCAACTGGCTGCGCTCGCCCGAGTCCGGCTGGTCCATCACCTCGCCGGAGCCGCCCCCGCCGCTGCCCGCCGAGGTGGTCGAGCGGACCCGCAGCCGCTACGCCGAGGCGTTCCGGTTGCTGACGGGAGCGGCGTGA
- a CDS encoding M20/M25/M40 family metallo-hydrolase, translated as MRLTSPRRTALAVAATTALMVGTTTAVAAPPAQRGQDPAQASRKFREAVTLAGQMEHLNAFQRIADANDGNRASGTPGYRASMNYVIEKLRAAGYKPTVQTFEFPYFAETTPAQLSQVSPDATTYASPDDFSTMSFSGSGDVTAEVVAVDTDLSPSATSTSGCEAEDFASFPEGAIALMQRGTCPFGQKAANAEAAGASAALIFNRGTEGEEGSINGTLGEPVGIPVLGLSYPTGVDLGDPAGTTARVTTDTVNETRTTYNVLAETAKGDPSNVVMAGAHLDGIEDGPGINDNGSGSAGILEIAEQLAKEKKLANKVRFAWWGAEELGLLGAEHYVTQLQENDPAALDDIAAYLNFDMIGSPNFVRFVYDGDNSLGTGVDGPDGSGQIEQMFTRYFDSVGLASEETPFSGRSDYGPFLDAGVASGGLFSGADGVKTEEQAAIYGGTAGEIYDPNYHTPEDDITNISETSQDQLGDAAAHGIYTLAQSTALVNGEGKVRGPKTPREYVGPRAVR; from the coding sequence GTGCGCCTCACCTCACCCCGCAGGACAGCACTCGCCGTCGCGGCGACCACCGCGTTGATGGTCGGTACGACGACCGCCGTCGCCGCTCCTCCCGCCCAGCGTGGCCAAGACCCCGCCCAGGCGTCCAGGAAGTTCCGTGAGGCGGTCACCCTCGCCGGCCAGATGGAGCATCTGAACGCCTTCCAGCGGATCGCGGATGCCAACGACGGCAACCGGGCCAGCGGCACTCCGGGCTACCGGGCGTCGATGAACTACGTGATCGAGAAGCTGCGCGCCGCCGGCTACAAGCCGACCGTGCAGACCTTCGAGTTCCCCTACTTCGCCGAGACCACGCCCGCGCAGCTGTCCCAGGTCTCGCCGGACGCCACGACCTATGCCTCACCCGACGACTTCTCGACCATGAGCTTCTCCGGCTCCGGCGACGTGACCGCCGAGGTGGTCGCGGTCGACACCGACCTGAGCCCGAGCGCCACCAGCACCAGCGGCTGCGAGGCGGAGGACTTCGCGAGCTTCCCCGAGGGCGCGATCGCGTTGATGCAGCGCGGCACCTGCCCCTTCGGCCAGAAGGCCGCCAACGCCGAGGCCGCCGGCGCCAGCGCGGCGCTGATCTTCAACCGGGGTACGGAGGGGGAGGAGGGCAGCATCAACGGCACCCTCGGCGAGCCCGTCGGGATCCCGGTGCTCGGCCTCAGTTACCCCACCGGTGTCGACCTCGGCGACCCGGCCGGCACCACCGCGCGGGTCACCACCGACACCGTCAACGAGACCCGGACGACCTACAACGTCCTCGCCGAGACCGCCAAGGGCGACCCGTCCAACGTGGTCATGGCCGGCGCGCACCTCGACGGGATCGAGGACGGCCCGGGCATCAACGACAACGGCTCCGGGTCGGCGGGGATCCTGGAGATCGCCGAGCAGCTGGCCAAGGAGAAGAAGCTCGCCAACAAGGTGCGGTTCGCCTGGTGGGGTGCGGAGGAGCTCGGCCTGCTGGGTGCGGAGCACTACGTCACCCAGCTGCAGGAGAACGACCCGGCCGCGCTCGATGACATCGCGGCCTACCTCAACTTCGACATGATCGGCTCGCCGAACTTCGTCCGGTTCGTCTACGACGGGGACAACTCGCTGGGCACCGGTGTGGACGGCCCTGACGGGTCCGGCCAGATCGAGCAGATGTTCACCCGCTACTTCGACAGCGTCGGCCTGGCCAGTGAGGAGACGCCGTTCAGCGGCCGCTCCGACTACGGCCCGTTCCTGGACGCGGGGGTGGCCTCCGGCGGCCTCTTCAGCGGCGCCGACGGGGTGAAGACCGAGGAGCAGGCCGCGATCTACGGCGGCACCGCGGGCGAGATCTACGACCCGAACTACCACACGCCCGAGGACGACATCACCAACATCAGCGAGACCTCGCAGGACCAGCTCGGGGACGCGGCGGCGCACGGGATCTACACCCTCGCCCAGAGCACGGCCCTGGTGAACGGCGAGGGCAAGGTCCGCGGCCCGAAGACGCCGAGGGAGTACGTCGGCCCGCGGGCGGTGCGCTGA
- a CDS encoding amino acid permease, which translates to MSIISSGPRGVFRRKPIDQIEPEDPDGGGLTRALGVGQLTALGVGGIIGAGVFSLAGAVAKEDAGPGVLFSFLIAGIASACAALSYAEFAGMIPKAGSAYTYGYAVLGEGVGWLIGWDLLLEYTAIVAVVGIGISGYFGFLVEQVGISLPEWMLGAPGSDPSQPGRVVDLFAVILCLLIAFLLTRGVKNAARVESFLVFLKVGVVLLIVAIGAFYIQTDNYTPFLPFGWSGVFAGSAVVFFAVFGYDAMSTAAEESADARKALPKAILISLAISMVLYVLACLVLTGMVNYTEVDSESAFAQAFADVGLPGVATLISVGAILGIATVMFTFMFAVTRVWFAMARDGLLPKWFAAVDRKHHVPTRVTWIVGIGSALIAGFTPIAEAAELTNIGILLAFAVVCSAVIVLRYRSPEIERGFRTPLMPWIPLLGVASSIWLTTYLTALTWERFAIWFGLGLVVYALYGYRNSLANPNSPRHH; encoded by the coding sequence ATGAGCATCATCAGCAGCGGGCCGCGGGGGGTCTTCCGCCGCAAGCCCATCGACCAGATCGAGCCCGAGGACCCCGACGGCGGAGGCCTGACCCGCGCGCTCGGCGTCGGTCAGCTGACCGCACTCGGGGTGGGCGGCATCATCGGCGCCGGCGTGTTCTCCCTCGCCGGCGCGGTCGCCAAGGAGGACGCCGGGCCGGGCGTGCTCTTCTCCTTCCTCATCGCGGGCATCGCGAGCGCGTGCGCGGCGCTGTCCTACGCCGAGTTCGCCGGGATGATCCCCAAGGCGGGGTCCGCCTACACCTACGGCTACGCCGTCCTCGGCGAGGGCGTCGGCTGGCTGATCGGCTGGGACCTGCTGCTGGAGTACACCGCGATCGTGGCCGTCGTCGGCATCGGAATCTCCGGATACTTCGGCTTCCTCGTCGAACAGGTGGGCATCTCCCTGCCGGAGTGGATGCTCGGCGCGCCGGGCAGCGACCCCTCCCAACCGGGCCGGGTCGTGGACCTGTTCGCGGTGATCCTGTGCCTGCTCATCGCGTTCCTGCTCACCCGCGGGGTGAAGAACGCCGCCCGGGTCGAGTCCTTCCTGGTCTTCCTCAAGGTGGGCGTGGTGCTGCTGATCGTGGCCATCGGCGCGTTCTACATCCAGACCGACAACTACACCCCCTTCCTGCCGTTCGGCTGGAGCGGCGTCTTCGCCGGCTCCGCGGTCGTGTTCTTCGCGGTCTTCGGGTACGACGCGATGAGCACCGCCGCGGAGGAGTCCGCCGACGCGCGGAAGGCGCTGCCGAAGGCGATCCTCATCTCGCTGGCCATCTCGATGGTGCTCTACGTGCTCGCGTGCCTGGTGCTCACCGGCATGGTCAACTACACCGAGGTCGACTCCGAGTCGGCGTTCGCGCAGGCCTTCGCCGACGTCGGTCTGCCGGGTGTCGCCACCCTGATCTCCGTCGGCGCCATCCTGGGCATCGCGACGGTGATGTTCACCTTCATGTTCGCCGTCACCCGGGTGTGGTTCGCCATGGCCCGCGACGGCCTGCTGCCGAAGTGGTTCGCCGCGGTCGACCGCAAGCACCACGTGCCGACCCGGGTCACCTGGATCGTCGGCATCGGCTCGGCGCTCATCGCCGGCTTCACCCCGATCGCCGAGGCGGCCGAGCTGACCAACATCGGCATCCTGCTCGCCTTCGCCGTGGTCTGTTCCGCGGTGATCGTGCTGCGCTACCGCTCCCCGGAGATCGAGCGCGGCTTCCGCACGCCACTGATGCCGTGGATCCCCCTGCTCGGCGTCGCGTCCTCCATCTGGCTGACGACGTACCTGACCGCGCTGACCTGGGAGCGGTTCGCCATCTGGTTCGGCCTCGGCCTGGTCGTGTACGCCCTCTACGGCTACCGCAACTCCCTGGCCAACCCGAACAGCCCCCGCCACCACTGA
- a CDS encoding glycerate kinase, protein MPTVVPQSFLIAPSGFKESLDSTEVAHAIARGIRRALPSAVTEVMPLVDGGEGTAVSLAEATGGRVVPVRVTGPVGDPVDSHLALLGGPASGTAVVEMAAAAGLRLVPADLRDPTSTTTYGVGELVRAALDEGATRILVGCGDSGTSDGGAGLVRALGGRVLDASGAEVPEGGAGLAEAASLDLSGLDERLADVEIQVACNIHNVLTGERGVARVFGPQKGATPEQVETLDAALTQWAALLADTCGDTLDRLGLDVATGPGTGASGGLGAALAAVCGARLRPRFDVLLDESLSGLDLDGAIARADVVFTAEGAVDFQTPRGKIPAEVARRAGTAGRPCIALAGSIGDGASAVHDIGIGAVVGIIPLPMDLERAVTEASELVADAAERTVRLLVMGAGFAGARAS, encoded by the coding sequence ATGCCCACCGTCGTCCCGCAGAGCTTCCTCATCGCCCCCAGCGGCTTCAAGGAGAGCCTGGACTCCACCGAGGTCGCGCACGCGATCGCCCGCGGCATCCGCCGAGCGCTCCCGAGCGCCGTCACCGAGGTGATGCCGCTGGTCGACGGCGGCGAGGGGACCGCCGTGAGCCTGGCCGAGGCCACCGGCGGCCGGGTCGTCCCGGTCCGGGTCACCGGCCCGGTCGGCGATCCGGTCGACAGCCACCTGGCCCTGTTGGGCGGTCCCGCCTCCGGCACCGCCGTGGTGGAGATGGCCGCTGCGGCGGGGCTCCGCCTGGTGCCCGCGGACCTGCGCGACCCGACGTCCACGACGACGTACGGCGTGGGCGAGCTGGTCCGCGCCGCCCTGGACGAGGGGGCGACCCGGATCCTGGTCGGCTGCGGCGACTCGGGCACCAGCGACGGCGGGGCCGGGCTGGTCCGGGCGCTGGGGGGCCGCGTGCTGGACGCCTCCGGAGCCGAGGTGCCCGAGGGAGGTGCGGGCCTGGCCGAGGCCGCCAGCCTCGACCTGTCCGGGCTGGACGAGCGGCTGGCCGACGTGGAGATCCAGGTCGCCTGCAACATCCACAACGTGCTCACCGGGGAGCGTGGCGTGGCGCGGGTGTTCGGTCCGCAGAAGGGCGCCACGCCCGAGCAGGTCGAGACCCTGGACGCCGCGCTGACCCAGTGGGCGGCGCTGTTGGCCGACACGTGCGGCGACACCCTGGACCGGCTCGGGCTCGACGTCGCCACCGGCCCGGGGACCGGCGCGTCAGGCGGCCTCGGTGCCGCCCTCGCGGCGGTGTGCGGAGCCAGGCTGCGCCCGCGGTTCGACGTACTCCTCGACGAGTCGCTCAGCGGCCTGGACCTCGACGGGGCCATTGCCCGCGCCGACGTGGTCTTCACCGCCGAGGGGGCGGTGGACTTCCAGACCCCTCGCGGGAAGATCCCCGCCGAGGTCGCCCGTCGGGCCGGTACGGCGGGCCGCCCCTGCATCGCGCTGGCCGGCTCCATCGGGGACGGCGCGAGCGCCGTGCACGACATCGGCATCGGCGCGGTGGTCGGCATCATCCCGCTCCCCATGGACCTGGAGCGCGCGGTGACCGAGGCCTCGGAGCTGGTGGCCGACGCCGCCGAGCGGACCGTGCGCCTGCTGGTGATGGGCGCCGGCTTCGCGGGCGCCCGCGCCTCCTGA
- a CDS encoding SLC13 family permease translates to MSLGTEYRTQPPTWERPEERRTARPSWWRSTPLVGAVIALLLAVIVLVADDRVVGVDGEVTTLTTPGTVTLLTFLAAVWAWAFTDLDDTFVALVAGTALVITGVLGTERLFATLGDDTIWLLVSAFVIAAGVTTSGLATRAAAWLMTGAHTLRGLAHLVTGALVVTTFAIPATSGRAALALPVFLALARVLGPERARAVRALALIFPTVILLSAVGSLLGAGAHLVTVQVLQTATGETLNFAEWLVLGLPLAVVSSHLATELVLLLFLDRAERRQPVRVGIEELAAVSETPLTGPLTVAETRAAMILCTVVVLWCTQSLHGIHPAIVALIGALVTASPRFGSTKLKDGLRQVPWSLLLFMAATLALGDALITSGAADWLAASLLTRLGITSAVGFIVMVVVLSTAAHLMIQSRSARSAVLVPIVVALAPTVGVSPVAAAFASTAAAGFCHTLPASAKPVAMFAAVEDVPTYSARDLRRLSLVLAPVSAALVVAFSLLVWPHLGLPL, encoded by the coding sequence ATGAGTCTCGGGACCGAGTACCGCACCCAGCCGCCCACGTGGGAGCGGCCCGAGGAGCGCCGCACCGCGCGGCCGTCGTGGTGGCGGAGCACGCCGCTCGTCGGGGCGGTGATCGCGCTGCTGCTGGCCGTCATCGTGCTGGTCGCCGACGACCGCGTCGTCGGGGTGGACGGCGAGGTCACCACCCTCACCACGCCGGGCACGGTGACCCTGCTGACCTTCCTCGCCGCCGTGTGGGCCTGGGCCTTCACCGACCTCGACGACACCTTCGTCGCGCTGGTCGCGGGGACCGCGCTGGTCATCACCGGCGTCCTGGGCACCGAGCGGCTCTTCGCCACGCTCGGCGACGACACCATCTGGCTGCTCGTCTCCGCGTTCGTCATCGCCGCCGGTGTCACCACCTCCGGTCTGGCCACCCGCGCCGCGGCGTGGCTGATGACCGGCGCCCACACCCTGCGCGGCCTCGCGCACCTGGTCACCGGGGCGCTCGTGGTGACCACGTTCGCCATCCCGGCGACCTCCGGCCGGGCCGCGCTGGCGCTGCCGGTCTTCCTGGCCCTGGCGCGGGTCCTGGGGCCGGAGCGGGCACGTGCGGTCCGCGCCCTGGCGCTGATCTTCCCGACGGTGATCCTGCTGTCGGCGGTCGGCTCGCTGCTCGGGGCCGGCGCCCACCTGGTGACCGTGCAGGTGCTGCAGACCGCCACGGGGGAGACCCTCAACTTCGCGGAGTGGCTGGTCCTCGGGCTGCCGCTGGCGGTGGTGAGCAGCCATCTCGCGACCGAGCTGGTGCTGCTGCTCTTCCTCGACCGTGCGGAGCGACGGCAGCCGGTCCGGGTGGGGATCGAGGAGCTGGCCGCGGTCTCCGAGACGCCCCTGACCGGTCCGCTGACCGTCGCCGAGACCCGGGCGGCGATGATCCTGTGCACGGTGGTCGTGCTGTGGTGCACCCAGTCGCTGCACGGGATCCACCCCGCGATCGTGGCGCTCATCGGCGCCCTGGTGACCGCCTCGCCCCGCTTCGGCTCGACCAAGCTCAAGGACGGCCTACGCCAGGTCCCGTGGTCGCTCCTGCTCTTCATGGCCGCGACCCTGGCGCTCGGCGACGCGCTCATCACCTCCGGTGCGGCCGACTGGCTGGCCGCCAGCCTGCTGACCCGCCTCGGCATCACCTCCGCGGTCGGCTTCATCGTGATGGTGGTCGTGCTCTCCACCGCGGCGCACCTGATGATCCAGTCCCGCTCGGCCCGCTCGGCGGTGCTGGTGCCGATCGTGGTCGCGCTCGCCCCCACCGTCGGGGTCTCCCCGGTCGCCGCGGCGTTCGCGTCCACGGCCGCCGCCGGCTTCTGCCACACCCTGCCCGCGTCGGCGAAGCCGGTCGCGATGTTCGCCGCGGTCGAGGACGTGCCGACGTACTCCGCCCGCGACCTGCGCCGGCTCAGCCTCGTGCTGGCGCCGGTCTCGGCGGCGCTGGTCGTCGCCTTCAGCCTCCTGGTCTGGCCGCACCTCGGCCTGCCGCTCTGA
- a CDS encoding ATP-binding protein translates to MTEPRGSRVPVRWRIVGWLVLTTLVGLVAVATTVSATLRAEVAEDANADVTQELEEFRDLARDGRDPRTAEPFGSSRALVELFLSRQRPAEGEYLIAQLPDGTVLKNRGPGTVVDGYDLAEDPDAMARTLQGPSGIMETPAGAVRWGKVDLVDGSGQAAGRFVVAIFVDPAEQAADRVVRLLGGVSVVVLVLASLVSWVVAGRILRPLRLMQRDAQRITEDDPGRRLEVHGEDDLADLARTINGLLDRLENAIATEQRFVDGAGFELREPITRSRRELSRVQPRTEEERAAVAAVAHHLEGMEEVLADLRTLARAERPGFLARRTVTSGEIADALRQELPRVADRAWVCTGVDDVSADLDPARLLLAVRQIAENAADHTTAGDRVEWSVRRTEQDGTAHLEVALRDVGPGVDLEHAERLFSRFAHDDDDRTRLGLGLAVVRAVADAHGGSAFVADGRPGAVFGIAVPAKEDA, encoded by the coding sequence ATGACTGAGCCGCGCGGGTCTCGGGTGCCGGTGCGCTGGCGGATCGTCGGCTGGCTCGTGCTGACCACGCTGGTCGGTCTGGTGGCGGTCGCCACCACCGTCAGCGCCACGCTGCGCGCGGAGGTGGCCGAGGACGCGAACGCCGACGTCACCCAGGAGCTCGAGGAGTTCCGCGACCTCGCGCGCGACGGTCGCGACCCGCGTACGGCGGAGCCCTTCGGCTCCTCCAGGGCCCTGGTCGAGCTCTTCTTGTCCCGGCAGCGGCCCGCGGAGGGGGAGTACCTGATCGCCCAGCTGCCCGACGGCACCGTGCTGAAGAACCGGGGTCCGGGGACCGTCGTCGACGGCTACGACCTGGCCGAGGACCCGGACGCGATGGCCCGCACCCTGCAAGGGCCCAGCGGGATCATGGAGACCCCGGCCGGCGCGGTGCGTTGGGGCAAGGTCGACCTCGTCGACGGGTCCGGGCAGGCGGCCGGCCGCTTCGTGGTCGCGATCTTCGTCGATCCCGCCGAGCAGGCCGCGGACCGCGTCGTCCGGCTGCTCGGCGGCGTCTCCGTGGTCGTGCTGGTGCTGGCGAGCCTGGTCAGCTGGGTGGTGGCCGGCCGGATCCTGCGGCCGTTGCGGCTGATGCAGCGCGACGCCCAGCGGATCACCGAGGACGACCCGGGCCGCCGGCTGGAGGTGCACGGCGAGGACGACCTCGCCGACCTGGCCCGCACCATCAACGGGCTGCTGGACCGGCTGGAGAACGCCATCGCCACCGAGCAGCGCTTCGTCGACGGCGCCGGCTTCGAGCTGCGCGAGCCGATCACCCGCTCCCGCCGCGAGCTGAGCCGGGTGCAGCCGCGCACCGAGGAGGAGCGGGCCGCGGTCGCGGCGGTCGCCCACCACCTCGAGGGCATGGAGGAGGTCCTCGCCGACCTGCGGACCCTGGCCCGCGCCGAGCGCCCGGGGTTCCTGGCCCGCCGTACCGTCACCTCCGGCGAGATCGCCGACGCGCTGCGTCAGGAGCTCCCGCGGGTCGCCGACCGCGCGTGGGTCTGCACCGGCGTCGACGACGTCAGCGCCGACCTCGACCCGGCGCGCCTGCTGCTCGCCGTCCGGCAGATCGCCGAGAACGCCGCGGACCACACGACCGCGGGCGACCGCGTGGAGTGGTCGGTGCGTCGCACCGAGCAGGACGGTACGGCGCACCTCGAGGTCGCCCTGCGCGACGTCGGCCCCGGCGTCGACCTGGAGCACGCCGAGCGGCTCTTCAGCCGGTTCGCCCACGACGACGATGACCGCACCCGCCTCGGCCTGGGACTCGCGGTCGTCCGCGCCGTCGCCGACGCGCACGGTGGCTCGGCGTTCGTCGCCGACGGCCGGCCCGGGGCGGTCTTCGGGATCGCCGTACCCGCGAAGGAGGACGCATGA